GCAGGGCCTGGCGGGCGAAGTAACCGAGCTCCGGATGGTGCCGCTTGGCCTCCAGTTCCGTGACCACCACGATGGGGAGCACGACCTCGTGCTCGTCGAAGCGGGTCAGGGCGTTCGGGTCGGCCAGCAGGACGCTGGTGTCGAGAACGTAGGTGCGCCGGTCGGGCTTGTGGCGCTTTGTGCTGGTCACCACGGAAGGACGTACCCCCTCGGATGAGGTCGGGGAGCGACGAGGCGGAAGCCGGGCCGGGAGAGCGGGAGCAGGGCGGCCGGTCGGCGGCCGCTGTGCGCGACGGGCCGCGGACCGGCCCTGCGCGGCTGCTTCCGTGCGCCGTCCGCACGGTCGGGCTGGTGCAAAGGGCCTCCCGGGCGGACGGCCCCGTGCCGCCCGCTGAGATCCGACACCCGTGGTTCGGGCGTCGGCCTGCCTGAGTTATGCCCTGGAAGACGCGCCGCCATGCAATTACGGCCAGCGGCACGCCGGTGAACTCCTCGTTGCGTCCGCCCCGGCCGGCGGGGCACCGGGGGCGCGAGCGGGGTCTCAGCCGCCGTAACGGCGGTGACGTGCGGCGTAGTCGCGCAGGGCGCGCAGGAAGTCGACCTTGCGGAAGGCGGGCCAGAAGACCTCGCAGAAGTAGTACTCCGAATGGGCGGTCTGCCAGAGCATGAATCCGGACAGCCGCTGCTCGCCGCTGGTGCGGATGACCAGGTCGGGGTCGGGCTGGTCGCCGGTGTAGAGGTGCCGGCCGATCATGTCGGTGTCGACGGACTCGGCGAGGTCCGCCATCGGCACGCCCTTCTGCTGGGCGTCGAGGAGCATGGAGCGCACGGCGTCGGCGATCTCCTGGCGGCCGCCGTAGCCGATGGCCACGTTGACCACTATCCCGTCGACGTGGGCGGTGGTCTCCTCGGCCTCCTTCAGCGCCGTCTGCATCCGGGCGGGCAGCAGATCGGGCGTGCCGACGTGGTGGACGCGCCAGCGGCCGTCGGCGGCGAGGGTGCGCACGACGTCCTCGATGATGCCCAGCAGCGGCCCCAGCTCGTCCTGGGGCCGGTCGAAGTTGTCCGTGGACAGCAGCCACAGGGTGACGACCTCGACGTCCGTCTCGGCGCACCAGCCGAGGAACTCCTCGATCTTCTCGGCGCCGGCGCGGTGCCCGTGGACCGTACTGGAGCCGGCGGCCTTCGCCCAGCGTCGGTTGCCGTCCATGATGACGCCGATGTGCTTGGGCACCTGAGCGTGGTCCAGGTGGCCCTCCACCCGGCGCGCGTAGAGCCTGACGAGCAGGCCGCGCAACTTGTCGCGCAGGTTCACGTGGCCCTCCGGGGGTCGGACGTGGGGATGGTGGCCGCGGGGCCCGAGCCTACCCGCGCCGCGGGGGCGGGGCGGGCAGGGGGTGCGCAGGGGCGGGTCGGGGCCCCGGCGCGGGCAGGACCCACGCGGGCGGAGCGCCGCGTACGGACGCGGGACCTCCGCCTCGGGTACGGGGACGCCGGTCCTTCGCCGCCCGGTTCCCGCAGTCATTCGCCGCCGGGCCCCGGGCCGGGGCGCCCACGGAAAACGGGCCGGTCCGTGGGGGGAGACGGACCGGCCCGAGGGGGGGTTTCCACCATAACCCTTCGTGAGGGATGGTGCGTGCACCGGCGTGCCACAACTACTCTGCGGAGTCGTCCGGTGACGCCCCGGTGGCCGCGGGACGTTGGATTCAAGGGCGTCACGCGGCCGGTTCGCAGTGGAATCCAAGGAATTCGAGCCGCATACGGAGAGATCGAAAGCGTTTGGGCCGTCCTGACGATCGATCGGCGACTCGCGTCAATGTCCCCCCGATGGGCTACCCCGCCGGTGAACGGCGGCTTGACGCACCCGGCGGCGCGAACCCCCGGCGCCCGCCGGCGCCACGGCACCGCGCAGCCCCCTCCACCGCGGGGTGCCGCCCGCGCAGCTTTGCTCACGCGAATTACCTTGGTCTGCACTTACGTGACCCGCGGGGCGGACGGGAACCATCGCCGGTAACGATGGGGAAACCGGTGGTGGATCCCGGGTGAACCGGACTCCGGTAGGGGCGTCGACCCCTTCGGCCGGGAGGCGCGGGCCCTCGCCGACGGGACCGCTTCCGCCCCGTCGCCGGTGGGGCGGCACGCTCGCGGACGGGGTCGCGGGCGGCGGCCCCTTCGGCCACGGGGTCCCCGCAACGATCGACGGCGCGACGGGCGACCACCGCCCGGCCACCCCCTCGGCCTGACACCCGGCCGACGCCCGCACCTGGGTCCCCGGGGCACCCGGAGCGCCCCGAACCCCGTCGAGCAGGCACCCCGGACCACTCCCCGGAACCGCCGGAGTGGGAACCGGGGGCGGCACACGGGGCCTGGTGCGGCCGGGGGCGGCGGCCGGCTGGTCGGGGTGTGCTCGTCCGTGATCGACCTGCCGGACGGTGGAACGCGAGTGCGTCACCGCGGTCGGCCCCTCGCCGCGGACCTGCCCGGGCCCGTGCCGTTCGCGAAAGCGCGCGTCGCCTCCTGGCGCACTCCGTCAGGCGCCCTGGGACCCGCCGGGCAGGCGCGACAATGGGACGGAGCGGACCGCTTGAGGAGAACCGGACCTCAGTGCCGGGTGGGTCGGGGCAGCGCAGGAGGCTGGGGATGGGGCGTTGGCGGGACGGGTGGGGGCGGCTGGTCGTCGGGCGTGGTGACGGGGGGACGGGGGCGGTCGTGCCCCTGGAGATCGCGGCGTCCTACCGGGCCCGCGCGAAGGGCCTGTTGGGGCGCGACTCCGTCGACGGGGCGATGCTGCTCTCCCCGGCCAGCGGCGTGCACACGTTCCGCATGAGCATCCCCATCGACGTGGCCTACCTCGATCGCCGGCTCACCGTCATCGCCGTACGCACCATGAAGCCGGGTCGCCTCGGCCTGCCCCGGCTCCGTTCCCGGCACGTGCTGGAGGCGGAGGCGGGGGCCATGGCGGGGTGGGGGGTGGAGGCGGGCGTGCGGGTGACCGTCGAGGCCGGTGACGGCGCCGGGGGTGCCGGCCGGGATCCGGGGGGCCGGCGGCCCGGCGGCCGGGGCTGACGGCGCCCGTCGGGGGTCAGGTTCGAGTGGGGGGTCCGCGCGGCGGAGGAGCCGGGACCGCCGGGGTCCGTTCCGGTCACTGGCCCGTGCGCGGGAAGGAGACCTCCACCCGTCGGTTCTTCTTCCGGCCCTCCTCCGTGGAGTTGTCGGCGATCGGGTACTGCTCCCCGTAGCCGCGTACCTCGAAGATGACTCCCGGGTCGTTCAGGTCCTGGTCCAGCACGGTCTGCACGGCGTTGGCGCGCTGCCGGGACAGGACGTCGCCGTGGGCGGAGGAGCCGAGGTTGTCGGTGAAGCCGAAGACGCGGATCCGGGTGGCGTTCTGCTTCTTGATCTCTTCGGCGATCGTCTCGATGCGGGCCCTGGCCTCGTCGCCGAGCCTGGCGCTGTCCCTGCTGAAGAGGACTTCGGCCTGGAGGGCGAAGGTGACGTCGGCGTTGGTGTCCTCGCGGCGCTCGTCCCCGCTCTGGTCCTCGACCACCGACTTGATGTCCAGGACCTTGGGGTCGGCGAGGGTGGCGCCCTCGGGGAGCTTGAGGTCCGGGTCGGTGCGGTCGACCTTCACGGGGGCGGTGGCGGAGGGCTCGGTGCCGGGGGGTTCGCTGGGACCCGTGTCGTCGGCTCCGGCGAGGGTTGCGGCGCACAGGTTCGCTGCGACGAGCAGGGCGGCCGTGGTGAGGGTCAGGGCGAGGCGGGGTGCGGTGGTCACTTCGGCCTCACCCGGTGATCTGGATGGTGGCCGTGGGGAAGGTCGGCAGTTGGAAGCTGACTTCGGCTGTACTCGTGGGGGGTGCCGGGAACTGCATGAAGATGGGGACGGTGTCGCCTGCCCTCACCGATTGAACGCCGATGGTGGTGAGCGGTCGCCCATCCGTGTCTCGGAGAACGTAGTAGCGCTTCCTCCCCTTCGGGTCCACAAGAGTGGCTCCTCCGAAGGACTGTCCGTTCTTCATGATCTCGGTTTCATTGCCGGTGAGCTGCGATGAGAGGACGGCGTCCTTGCTGCCGTCATTCTTGAGCTGTGCGTTGACGGTCACGAAACCACCGGAGTCACGCTCCGCCGACGTGATCTTCAGCGTCAGGCCGTCCGGTCCCCGCAGCTCTGCCAGTGGCTCCGCGGACTGCCCTTCCTGAGGACTTGCTCCGTTGCCGTCCTGCTTAGCGGAGGACGGCGAAGCCTCCGACGCCTTCTCGTCGCCTCCCCCGCCGCAACCGGCTGCACCGAACGCCAAGCCGCCCACGATGGTCATTGCGACCATCCCTCTGCGAGCTTTCGCAGTGAACCGAATGCTCATAGCTCTGCTTCCTTCTCCACTCGTGAATCACTGTCAGTCGGTCAGGTGCACGTCAAAAAGGTCCTCGGCGTTGGGGAGTCCGGCGTGGTCGTCCGGCTCCAGATCCCAGTCCCTTCCCTTGCAGGTGAGTCGGGGCAGCTCCTCACCCCCGGTGTCCTCGCCAGGCAGGTCGAACGTGCACAACGGCTCTATCACAGCGGTGGCTGACTCGGTCGACCTGATGTCCTCGGTCCCGGGGACGACGGAGTCGCCGACGGACTTGTTGGCCTCGACCTCCACCTGGTAGCTCAGCAATCGAGGCGAGTCGCAGGCGTTCAGACGAGCGTCGTTCTGCGCGGCGAGTTGCCCGGCTCTCCAGCAGGGGTCATCAATGTGCGCCTTGCCGTCGAAGACGTCCTGCCACTTGGCGGGGTCGAGGACGTCGTTCAGCCACTGACCGGCGAGCTGGTCACGTGCTTCCTGGGCCGCTGCCAGCGCCGCGGCATCAGCTGCGGTCTGGGCACCATTGCGGTTCACGGCCGCCTGGCCCACCGCCAGGTATGCCAGGGCAAGAAAGAGCAGACCCGCCACCACCGTGATGTAGATGGGGAAGGCCTGCCCGGAGTCGTACTCGGCGCGTAAGGGGATCAGGTGATTTCCGTGATCTTGGACTTGATCTTGTCGAGAATTGTTTTGCCGATGTCCGTGCCGGTGATGGCCAACACGATCGCGACCACCACTGCGATGATGCCCAAGTACTCGACTGCGGTCTGCCCCTTGTCCCCGGCACGCCGTTGAATCGCCGCGACCGTCGTGTTCTTCCAGCCGCTCAAGCGCACCTTGGTCGCCACGGCCGACTTCAGCATCAGATCGCTCACGCTGTTCTCCTCCGCCTACGCTTCCGACGCCCGCACCGTAGAGCGGTGACCGGTCCCTCCCCCAGGGCCCCAGGGCCCAAACCCGGGCCCACGCCCTCGGTGTGGTTGTCACCTCAGACCACCCCCAGCCACTTGGCGGTCGCCTGGGACCGGCTCGTGCTGTGGAGTTTGGCGAAGATGCGGTTGATGTGGTTCTTGACCGTCTTCTCGCTGATGAAGCAGGTGGCGGCGATCTGCTGGTTGCTCATGCCGGACGCGATGAGGTCCATGATCTCCGCCTCCCTCGTACTCAGGTGGAACCGCGACCGGGTCGACTGTCCCACAGTGGATTGCTTCTGCGAAAGTCCGGTGGGGGAAATTTGGCCCTCAACGAGCGGAAGTTGATGCCCCGTGTGTGCATTCGCACTCATCCGCAACTCCGCCAGTAACGCCTTCGCCGCCCCGGGCGTCACGTGCGGCCGGCCCTCCCCGACGTCGCGCACCGCCCTCACCAACTGCTCCGTCGTGAACTCGCCGTGGACCAGGTAGCCCCCGGCCCCCAGCCGCAGCGCATCCCGCACGGTCTCCGCCTCGTGGGTGTACGTGAGCATCATGACGGGGGCCAGCGGGACCAGGTGGGGCAACGCGGTGATTCCGTCGACGCCGGGCATGCGGACGTCGAGGAGGATGACGTCGGGGCGGTGCCGGAGCGCTGCCTCGTAGGCCTGGCGGCCGTCCGCCGCCTCCGCCACCACCGTGATGTCCTCACGGCACGTGAGCAGGGCGGTCAGGCCCGCGCGGACCACCGGGTTGTCGTCGGCCACCACGACGCGCAGGGGGTCCGCTCCGGCGGGCGGGGGGAAGTCCGCCCGGGACGGGTTTCGCTGCATCGTGCGCCTCCTCTCAGGCTTCCGGATGTGGGGGGTCGGGCGTCGGCGGCACCAGGGGCAACTCCACCCGGACTTCCGTGCCCCGCCCGTGGCCGCCCCGGCCGATGCTGATGCGGGCACCCGCCGACTCGGCCCGTTCGACCATGCCGAGCAGGCCGAAGTGGCCCGAGTCGCGGAGGTTGCCCAGGGTGGTGCCGGGGGACAGGCCCCGGCCGTCGTCGCGGACGGTGAGGCGGAGCCGGTCGTCCTCCGCATCCGCCGTCACCTCCACGTGCGTCGCGCGCGCGTGGCGGTGG
This is a stretch of genomic DNA from Streptomyces sp. TG1A-8. It encodes these proteins:
- a CDS encoding response regulator transcription factor; the protein is MQRNPSRADFPPPAGADPLRVVVADDNPVVRAGLTALLTCREDITVVAEAADGRQAYEAALRHRPDVILLDVRMPGVDGITALPHLVPLAPVMMLTYTHEAETVRDALRLGAGGYLVHGEFTTEQLVRAVRDVGEGRPHVTPGAAKALLAELRMSANAHTGHQLPLVEGQISPTGLSQKQSTVGQSTRSRFHLSTREAEIMDLIASGMSNQQIAATCFISEKTVKNHINRIFAKLHSTSRSQATAKWLGVV
- a CDS encoding isoprenyl transferase — protein: MNLRDKLRGLLVRLYARRVEGHLDHAQVPKHIGVIMDGNRRWAKAAGSSTVHGHRAGAEKIEEFLGWCAETDVEVVTLWLLSTDNFDRPQDELGPLLGIIEDVVRTLAADGRWRVHHVGTPDLLPARMQTALKEAEETTAHVDGIVVNVAIGYGGRQEIADAVRSMLLDAQQKGVPMADLAESVDTDMIGRHLYTGDQPDPDLVIRTSGEQRLSGFMLWQTAHSEYYFCEVFWPAFRKVDFLRALRDYAARHRRYGG
- a CDS encoding DUF192 domain-containing protein → MGRWRDGWGRLVVGRGDGGTGAVVPLEIAASYRARAKGLLGRDSVDGAMLLSPASGVHTFRMSIPIDVAYLDRRLTVIAVRTMKPGRLGLPRLRSRHVLEAEAGAMAGWGVEAGVRVTVEAGDGAGGAGRDPGGRRPGGRG
- a CDS encoding pilus assembly protein TadG-related protein, with the protein product MAGLLFLALAYLAVGQAAVNRNGAQTAADAAALAAAQEARDQLAGQWLNDVLDPAKWQDVFDGKAHIDDPCWRAGQLAAQNDARLNACDSPRLLSYQVEVEANKSVGDSVVPGTEDIRSTESATAVIEPLCTFDLPGEDTGGEELPRLTCKGRDWDLEPDDHAGLPNAEDLFDVHLTD
- a CDS encoding OmpA family protein; the encoded protein is MTTAPRLALTLTTAALLVAANLCAATLAGADDTGPSEPPGTEPSATAPVKVDRTDPDLKLPEGATLADPKVLDIKSVVEDQSGDERREDTNADVTFALQAEVLFSRDSARLGDEARARIETIAEEIKKQNATRIRVFGFTDNLGSSAHGDVLSRQRANAVQTVLDQDLNDPGVIFEVRGYGEQYPIADNSTEEGRKKNRRVEVSFPRTGQ